Genomic segment of Pseudothermotoga hypogea DSM 11164 = NBRC 106472:
GGAGCGAGTTCAGCTGAAGTCTTTGTTCTCGAAGACAACGATCGTTCTCTCGTCTCCCTGGGTGGTTCGCCATTTACCTAACACAAAGTAATTCAGACCGAAGTGATCGAACAATTCTTTCTCCGTTTTGAAGTGCTTCTGCATTTCCTTTATCCAACCCTGCCTGTAAAGTCCAGATTCCTCAGGGTGCCCCGAGTCGAAAACAAGAAAGCGACACTGTTTGAAGAGCCTGTGGAAAACCTCATCTGCCTTGTCTTTACCATGGTTGTAAAGTATGTGGTGATAAACGCTCAGGAAAAGTATCACATCGGCTATCTGTGGGAGATCTTGCTTAACTACGTCCAACTGTATGAATTTGTAGTCAGGGGGTAGGTTGAGCTTCTCCCTTGGTGAGATATCTACACCCAGAACGTCCACACCATACATTAGAAAACGATAGGAAAGCTCACCTCTGTTGCAACCTATGTCTATGAGAGTTTTAGGTTTCACTCTGAGAACAAACTTTTCGACAATTTCTTTTTTCGCCTGATCGATGGTGCTTTGATAGCTTCCATCAAACGCTCCGACATACGCCTCCTGGATATATTTCACGTAAACCGGCAAAGCTTCTTGCAAATAAGGTTGCCAATACGTTATCAAGATTCCTAGAGCACCTTCGTCGCCGACGAACTGATTTGATACAACGTACGTTGGAACTGTTCTCATACCCAGAAACTTTGCGATTGCGACTCTGTGGTGGCCACTAGCAACTAAAAGAGAAACGCTATCAGGGATTCTAACTTGTTGTCGCTTCAAAGGATCAAAAACCATCAGGTTTCCATCGTTGTGAAAAGCGACTATGGGTTTCAATATTTTTCCTGTGCGTTTGATCGACTCAAAAACTTCGAGAAACTTCGAAATGATCGGTTCTGGTGGCTGCTTGTAGTATCCCTTTTCATGGAGATCCTTGAGAAATGCGTAGTAAACGGTTTTCTGATATGGTATCCCTTTTCCAATGAACTCCTCCAAGAAATCGATGATCAAAGGCACAACGTTGTTGATGAGGAGATCCGTCGGAACCTGATTAATGAAAGCCTTAGCTTGGTTGAGTTTCATCTCAAGTTCATCTTCATAGTTGCTGATGTTCACTTTGATACCATACTCGAGAGGATTAAAGATTCTATAGCTCTTCCTGATTTCACAATTGATTTCCGAAACTGTGTTGGAGGATACGGATACACGTTGAAGCAAGACTCTGAAAATCTCGGAGATTTGTTTTTCTAGGGAACAAACATCCTCAATGAATCTTCTATACCTTTCAGAATCATAATCATTGGACGTTATCATCTCGACGGCTTCATCAACTGTGTTGAAGATCCAGTCTTTCGGATAGAATTCCTCTGCCACATAAAAGTTGTGGATGACTGGTTTTATACCTTTCGCCATGGCTTCCATAATAGCTACTCCATAGCCTTCGTGTATACTGGTCGAGAGAAAGAAGTTTTTATTTTCCAGAAACGAATTGATGTCGTCTTTCCACCCGACAAAATGAAACTTTTCTCTTATTCCCATCCTCTCAAGGATGTATCCAATATACCTGTACATACGCTCATCTTGAATGGTGCCAGCCCATTGAAGGTTGTACCGTTCGTCCAGTGAGACAAGTTTTTTCAGAATTTGCACAGCTAAAACTGGATTCTTTTTATAATTGAAATGTCCTGCAAAAGCGAGATTTGGTCCCTTGGATCTTTGCTTAAAAGTGTACTTGTTCAAATCCAAGCCATTATGGATTAAAGTCCTTTCTTTTCGTTTTAAATGATCACAATTCTGAATGGCCGTCTCTAAAACGTTTTGAGCAACAAAGATCACTTCGTCAATTTTTTCCCATTTTATAGATCTGAGAAAATCCGGTCTGAGAGATTCATAACCATGAAGTCTGCACAGAATCCGTTTCCCCATCTTCTCCAACTTGTTCGTGATCTCCACCGCCAGCTCGTTCGCCCATTCGAGCCAGACGATGTCGGCCCACTTGTAGGCTTGAACTATCTGATTTCCATCTGTCGTCACGATCAATTTCACTTCAAAAACGTTCGAGAGCACCTGTGCGATGTCCTTTATGAAGTTGTCCAAACCTGGCAAGCAAAAGATCGCGATTTTCTCAGGCCTTTTGAATTTTATCTTTGCTTGCTCGAACTTCTCCTTCATCTGTGGTAGGTCGCTCAATTGTGCGGCTTTCGAATAATAATGCAACGCCATGGGAACGTTGTTCTGTGCGAGTTGTGTGTCTCCCAAAAGATCGTACACTTCCCAAGTTTTGTCTTTGATCCTCGTCAGATAGCGCCAAGATTCGAAGAAATTCTTCTTCTCGAACAAGACCTTCGAAAGATTGAAAAGCACATCGTCGTTGGTCGGATCGAGCTTCAAAGCTTTTTGAAAGTGTTCCAAAGCTTTGTCCAACTCATTTTCTTGGTAGAAAAGAACTCCAAGCATGTTGTGCCTCATCGACTCGGGTTCGATCTTTTGGGCGAGCTCCTTTGCCTTGGAAAAATCTTTCAAACTGACACACCTTTCGATCTCTCTAAACAGTTCTTCCATCTTCACACCTCACACATCAATTTTCTATCCCGGCGAAGAACTTTCCTTCAAAAACAAAAGGCGGGCGTGAGCCCGCCTTTTGTGTCCTTGGAAGTGTTATCGCAACAGCTGCAGCACCGTCTGTGGCAATGCGTTGGACTGTGCCAACATTGCCATGCTGGATTGCATCAGGATCTGTTGTTTGGTGAACTCCATCATTTCTTTGGCCATGTCCGCATCTCTGATTCGAGACTCTGCAGCGGTCAAGTTCTCTGCAGCTACTCCAAGGTTGCTTATCGTGTGTTCTAGCCTGTTCTGCACTGCTCCAAGTCTTGCGCGTGCAGTGCTGACTTTGTGGATCGCTGCGTCTATGACCATTATAGTTCTTTCCGCACTGTTCTGATCCGTGACGCGCAAAGAGTCTTCCGTAAGTCCAAGCGCGGCTGCTCTCATGTCGTCCAATCCAGCTATCATGTTGTGTCCTTCGTTCGCTCCTATCTGGAAGATCAACGAAGTGTCTTCATACCACCTTCTTTCCGCCCTCACAACACCGCTGTCTATCACTTCTTCCAATGGCAAGGCTCCACCGAAGGAGTTGATGTTGTAAACATTAGTTAGCCAAGTGAAGATAATACCCCTGGGACCAGCTGCAATGTTTATGTTGAATGATTGATCGGTAGTATTGTAGCTAATGGATCCTGAGACTGTCCCATAGATAGCCAGACCATCGCTGAAATCAACTATGGGTGGGGTCGCAAGGCCTGTCTCGCTGAAGTAGTTGATTCTCACGTCCAGAAGGCTCGTGGCGGCTCCAGCAAACTGGCCCACCTCAACGACGTAGGAACCTTCGTTCACATCTTCAAAAGCTAAGATGAGCGATGTTGCAAGCGTGACTCTGAACGAATTCACAACGGCAGTTACCGTATTGATGCCTATGCTGGCATCAGAAACAACGAATTCGAATCTGAGACCACCGACTGTCGTTGCATATGACACAAAGTTTGCCTCATTAGACACAGTGAACGAAGCCACGGTTGCCCCGCCAGCGAGTAAAGACACGGTTGCACCTGAGATTTGTATTGACAATGCTCCCAAAGATCTGCCAGCAATGTTAAAGCTAATCACTCCACTGCCAGTAACATTGGAACCGCTTGCAAGTTCGATCCCTCTTAGGTTGGCAGACTGCGAAGCTTTCAGATCGAAGTTACCACCGGTCACCACTTTCACGTCTGGATTGTGCCTGAAGCTTTCTATCTTCCCATCCAAAAGCTTCATCGTGTTGAACTCGGTCGTTCTGGCGATCCTGTCGATCTCTTCTCTGAGTTGGTCGAGCTCGGCTTGGATCTGGTTCCTATCAACGTTGGTGTTGGTGTCGGATGCGGCTTGAACTGCGAGCTCTCTCATCCTCTGAAGGATCGAATGGACCTCTGTCAGTGCTCCTTCTGCTGTTTGGATCAACGATATGGCGTCCTGTGCGTTCTTGACTGCCATGTTCAAACCTCTGATCTGGCCTCTCATCTTTTCGCTTATCGCAAGACCAGCTGCATCGTCTCCCGCTCTGTTGATCCTCAGACCAGAGGAGAGTTTCTCGAGCGTTTTGCTCATCGAGTACTGTGTCTCACTCATGCTCCTCCAAGCGTTCAATGCGTTGATGTTGTGGTTGATACGCATATCCGCACCTCCCTGTTCTTCTCACCGCCTCCCTGGCGGTGGATTCTTCCACCAACGGGCCCGTTGGTTTTCATTAGTTATATCGGCAAGACGAAGGAGGATTTTAGAGGAATGGTCGTGAGCGTGTATCGATGGAGAAGAATTTTCTCTACGGTGAAAGAAGAAAAAATAAAGGTCCCATCGTTGGGGACCTTGAAACTCTATGTACAGTTCGAAGTTCGGTGCTGGTTGGAAGAACTTGACTCGAAGAAAAACTTTCGTCGGTGAAACAGCTTTATTTGGAAATTTGAGCCCATGTTGATAAAGGCTGGTTGGAATGTCGATTTCACTCGGGAGCGCTGGATATCTTTTAAGGATATAACTCGCAGGACCAGACGAATTAGAATGAAACCAATGTAGGTTCCCACTTCCGGCCGGATGATCTTTCCTCTGGAGCGCCCCCATTGATATGTATACGGGCATAAACATTGAGAATTCGAAACAAAATTATGAACATCGAAGGACGGTCCCGTGAAAAGGGATGATCTTGTTGGCGCAGGTGGGATAACAGCTTCAAGGTGGTAGGATTTGAATACAAAAGATCTCGAGGAGGCGAACGGTATGGAACAGCTCGTCAGGCCTTCGGGTTCTTGGGTCGCGCTCGTGACACCATTCACCGAGAGAGACGAAGTCGACATCGATGGTTTCAAGAAGCTGGTGGATTTTCATGTAGCGAATGAGACGGACGGGTTGATATTCATGGGTTCAACGGGAGAAGCGACTTCGTTGTCGATGGAAGAGAGGAAGTTGATCATCCAAGAGATGGCGAAGTATTGCAAAGGAAAGATCAAAGCCTTCTTCGGAACGAGTTGCTCAACGACGAAAGACACCGTGGAACTCTCGCAGTTCGCTGAAGCGTGCGGCGCGGACGGAATTCAACTCGTGGTTCCTCCTTATATAGTGCCTCCACAGGAAGCGATCTTCGAGTTCATCGCAACGGTGGCAAGATCTGTGAACATAGCCGTGACGATCTACAACAATCCATCCAGAGTCGTGGCGAACATCGATCCTTCAACCATAGCGAAACTCTTGGACATAGGTAACATCGTTGCGATCAAGGAAGCGTCGCCGAGTTTGACGCAGTTGATGGGAGACATCGAGGTGTCGTCAGGAAGGTTGAACGTGCTGTGTTGCGATTCACCAAAGTTCGGTTTGATCTTGCCTTTGATGGCGATGGGAGGACACGGCACTGCGAACGTAACGGGTAACGTCTTACCGAAAGAGTTCGCATTGATGTCGAAGCCTTGGGGGAGTTGGGAGGATGCCGTCAGGTGCAGGGAACTCTTTTTCAAGTACAAACCCGTGATGGAAGCGGCGTACCTTCTGGTCAACCCCGTCGGGATCAAGGCGATGATGAAACTTTTAGGAATGCCCGCGGGAGATCCGAGGCCACCGCTTCAGCCACTGAAAGGAAGTCTACTGGACAAAGTCAGAGAGATCATTGAAGAGTTCAAGCTGAGGGAAAAATGTGTTGTGTGAGACGTTGTTGTAAAATCGTTTTTGAGAAAAGAACAAGGAGGATTCACGGTGGACGAGATTTTGAAAGACTCACTGCTTTTGAAAATCTTCGAAAACGTTTCAGACGGTGTCTACTGCATTGACCGCGAAAGGAAAATCCTGTACTGGAGCAAGAAGAGTGAAGAGATAACTGGGTACGAAGCGAAAGAAGTCTTGGGAACGCGTTGTCAAGACAACATCCTCAAACACGTGGATGACAAAGGCACAGAGCTCTGTTTGGAAAAGTGTCCATTAGTGAAAGCGATGGAGGAAGCAACTGTTCAGACTGCGGAAGTATTCCTGCACCACAGGGAAGGTTACAGAGTGCCTGTGATCGTTGTGGGTATACCTGTGGTGAATGAGTCTGGAGATGTCGTGGGAGCCATCGAGTTGTTCAGAGAAAAGGTTGAAAAGAGCTTTCTTGAAAACGAAATAAAGCAACTGAGAAAACTCGCGTTCGTGGACGAGCTGACGCAGGTTTTGAACAGAAGAGGTTTGGAATACTATCTCAAGATGAAGCTGAGCGAGGTTGAGAGGTTCGAGAGGATCATAGGTGTGCTGTTCATCGACGTGGACGATTTCAAGTCGATCAACGATCGTTTTGGACACCACGTTGGGGACAAGGTCTTGCGGTTCGTCGCTGGTACATTGAAAAAGAATTTGAGAGTCAGCGATCTGGTGGCCAGGTACGGTGGTGACGAGTTCGTCGCGGTCGTGGAATTGAAGGAACAGAAGGAAATAGAGGAGATAGCAGAAAGACTGAAAAATCTGATAGCCGCTTCTTACATTGCCGAGAACGATCAGATCGTTCGTGTGACCGTCTCGATAGGCGGTATCGTTGTGAAAGAACGCACAGACGTGGATGAGATACTCAAACGCTCCGACGAATTGCAGTACGAGAGTAAAAAGAAGGGTGGCAACAGTTGCTCCGTGAGCTTCTAAAGGTCTCAGCCTTGCCAGAGAGATTTTGACTTGAAATGTTCGAGTATTTTGTTCAGCCCATACGTTGAACCTCTGGTTACAACAGAAGATGGTCTGAAAGGGCAAGAGTGCCTTGCGGCTTCGACGAAGATTTCGAAAGTCCCAATCTGTCTGGCGATTCTCACAGTTTCGTCCTTGTCCATGCCTATGAGTGGTCTGTAGATAGGCATTTTCACAACGCTGCTTTCGAGAAACAGATTCTCCAAAGTTTGTGATGCAACTTGACCGAGCGAATCGCCTGTGACTATACCGAGTGCAGATCTTTCCTTGGCGATTTCCTCAGCTTTTTTGAGCATGAGCACCTTGCAGATGACACATGTCCATTCTCTTTTTCCCATTCGCTCGAGTTCCGTGACGTAAGGTTGAAAGTATTCCAAATGATTCACAACGATCAGTTCGATCGGTTCTGAACTGTACTGGTTCAGCACGTCGATCATTTGTCGTGCAAGGTCCGCGTGACCTTGATCGAAATGCAAAGCCGTCAGGCTGACGCCCCTTTTGAGCATCAAGAAGCCTGCGACGGGTGAATCTATGCCAACGCTCATGAGCAGAACAAGTCTTCCTTGAGTGCTCGACGGTAGACCTCCGACGCCTTTCTTAGTTTCAAAGAACACGTAAGCCTGACCTTCTATCATCTCGATGCCTATCGCGAGTTCGGGTTGATTCAAGTTCACCTTCCAACCGAAGCGTTGCACGACGAAGGCACCTATCTCTTCGTTGATCTGTTGAGAAGTCTTGTGGAAAGCCTTGTTGATCCTGCGCGCATCGATCTTGAACGAAGCGGGATTCATGTTGCGAAGATGTGTGGAAAGAAACTCTGGAATCTCTTCGTACTCCATCTTCCACGCTGGGGAAACGGAAACAACGCCTGGGACCTTCCTGATGATCTCGGAGAACTCGTGTGAAGCATCGACGATCAATCTACCTTGAGTGGAACGAACTTTCGCGTCGACACCTTTTCTTGCGAGCGTCTTTTTTATGTTCTCGATCAACTTGTTCTCGAACGTCTTCCTGTTCTTCCCTTTCAGCGCTATCTCACCGTAGCGAACGATGATCAAGTTTTTCATCCTCCAGTAAGAATTTCAGCGATCTTCTCAGAATGAGACGTCTGAAGAAGTACGAGGATCTGTGACCACATGGAAGCGAGATTTTACGAACATCGGACAGACGCTTGATCAGTTCGTCTGAGCTTCTGGAAATGATCACCCTGTCGAACAAGCCTTTGAAGAAGAGCACAGGTTGTCTGACGAACTTCGCGTAAGAGATAGGATCGTAGTGGAAACACGCGGGTTCGAGCTGGAATATGTCTTCTATTTTCTCGAGTTGGCCAAGCTTTTCGAAAGCGTTGGATCTGTTCTTCACGCACGTTGCTTCGTCACGGCAGTTGTATTCATTGCTCTTCTCCATGTAATCTTTTCTGAGTTGTTCCGTGTGGGGTGCGTACCAGTTGATCCAACGCCAATCTCCACCAGTGAAGGCCAAAATGCCTTTTTTAAGTCTTTCATCGATCGCGAGAGCCATCGTCGCGATCATACCTCCGAAGCTGAAACCCATGATGGCCTTTGGAAGATGGGAACTTTGTTCAACGTAGTCCAAGGTCCTTCGAACGTCCTTCACAGATTGGTGGAACATCACACTGCAGTGTTTTGGAGAAGTCGAGAAGAACGGTTCACCACCACGCCATGAGCTGGGCGCGCGGAACCAATGGTATGGAAGTATCACGAAGTAGGTGTTGATACCGTGCTTTTTGAAGTTCTCGGCGAACCAGAGAAGGTAAGAGATGTTTCTGTTTCCTATGCCGTGCACAAAAATCAAATCGAGCTTCGGCTCATTTGCGAGGAATTCGTAGACGTACACGCGCTTGCTTTCTTCGATATGTGGTTCGTACACTGCGTCGAAGGAGATCAAATTGAAGTTCATGAACGACTTCTTCTGAACGTTCAAGGCTTTGTGCTTGTCGTACTCGAATGGAAGCATTTCAGAACCTTCGCCTCACGTTGAAGGTTTCTTCAACCTTCCTGATCGTGTTTTCGAACAGCTCGTTGACTTCTTCGTCGGTGAGAGATCTGTCCGGGGCACGATAGATCACGTAGAAAGTTACGCTGATCGTGTTTTCAGCCAAACCCTTGCCCGTGTACACGTCGCTCACACCCACGCTTTCGACGAACTCGTGTGACGTTCTCAAGAACTTGAGTATGTCACCGGCCCTGCTTCCCACCGGAAGCAACAAGGAAACGTCCCTTCTCACGTACGGAAATGGTGCAGGAGTAACGATCCCACGGGCTGGATTGAAGTTCTCGTACAGGGTCTGTAGGTCCAGTTCGGCGAAGTAGACCTCACCTTTGAAGTCGTAAACTTCGTTGAAGGATCGAGTCAACATGCCAAGACAACCCACTTGTTGGTTGTTCACGTAGATGAAGGCTCGACGGCCGGGCGTGAGCCAATCGATGGTCGCAGGTTCGAATTCGAAGTTCAAATTCAAATGCCTTCCAATCTCCTCGATCACACCTTTCAACCAGAGCAAAGATACGGATCTTGTGTCGGTGTAATCGTCTTCTTCGAGCTTTCCCGAGGCGATCATGCCGAGTTTTTCACGTTCGAAGATGGAACCATCTTTGAGACCATAGATCTTCGCGATCTCGAAGAACTTGACGTCCCTGTTCTGCCTTCTGATGTTGTACGCAACACAGTCGATCAATCCAAAGAGCAGAGAAGGCCTTAGACTGTCCATGTCCTCGACCATAGGATTGTTCAGCATGAGAGGTTCTTGTTTGGTCAATTCTTTGACGACGGAGGATTTACAGAAGGAGAGGTTCACGACTTCGTTGAACCCGCAGGATCGTACCAGCTGTTTGATATTTCGTCTGAACTTCTGATAATCGCTCCAACCCCCGGCTGAGGCAAGGATGCGTGGAGCTTCACTTTGAACTTTGTCATAGCCGAAGATTCTACCGACTTCCTCGATGAGATCCTCCTCGATCGATATATCGGGTCTGTGAGTGGGAACGAGCACGGTCCAACTATCCTGTGTGGTTCGAACTTCCATACCGAGTGATTCGAGTATGCGGAAAACTTCACCGTTTGGCACGTCGATACCAAGGACCTTTCTCAGTTTCTCTCTTCTCAACGTCACAGACTTTCTTTCGATCCTTCGTGGATAGACATCGACTAAGCCTCTCGCGCTCACACCGCCTGCGACCTGCTGGATCGTGTGGATCAATAGATTCATCACGTAGTCCGCGTCGTTGGGATCGACTCCCCTTTCGAACCTGTGTGACGCGTCTGATTTTATGTTCAGTGCTCTACAAGTTCTTCTTATCCTCACCGGATCGAAGTAGGCCACTTCGAGGAGCAATTCTTCGGTGCTTTGCGCCACGCCAGAATCCTGCGCGCCCATGACGCCTCCAACCGCAAGGATGTTCTCACCATCCGTGATGAGCGTCTCGATGCCTGTCAATCTGTACGTTCTCTCGTCGAGCAGAACCACCTCTTCGTCCTTCTTGGAGCATCTGACGACGATTCTCCCGTCTTTGACCTTCGAATAGTCGAAAACGTGAACTGGATGTCCCGTGAGCAACATGACGTAGTTTGAGGCATCGACAATGTTGTTTATGGGTCTGACACCGCAAGCCATGAGACGTCTCTTCATCCACAGTGGACTGTCCTTCACTTTCGAAGAACGGACATAAGCTACACAGTATCTGGGACAACCTTCAACATCTTCTATCTGGACCGAAACGAACTTTTCCACAGGTTCGTCAAAGATTTCAACTTTCGGCTCAGGCAGCTTCAATTTCTTGTTGAGCAGGACGGCGACTTCTCTCGCAACACCAATGACTCCGAGACAGTCCGGTCTGTTCGGAGTGATGTCGAGATCCAGAACGGACTCATCCAATTTCCAGTGTCGGACCAGATCGACCCCCACTTCGAGATCTTCATCTATGAGGTAAACGTGGTCGGATTTTTCTTCCAGACCAAGCTCTTGAAGAGAGCACATGACCACTTCTGAGAGCACTTCTCTGATCTTAGTCTGACGAACCTCGGTGCCATCGGCGAACCTCGTGCCGGGATAGGCTATCGCAACGAGACAATTCTCTTTCACGTTCATGTCCGAAGTGATCGTCGTGTGGTAGGCTGAGCCATCGAAGACTTTGCAAACCTTCAGTTTCTCGGCGTTGGGATGTGGACGAGTCTCAACGACGATCGCGGAAACGATCTTTCCCGAGGCGAAGGGATTGAAAATCCTCTCGACGCTCACTCCTGCCATGGTGAGTCTGTGAGCGAGTTCTTCAACGGAAACATCTATATCGACCAGCTCTTTTAGCCATTCCACAGGCACCTGCATTGTCGATCACCCTTTCAGAAACATTCGAGAAATCTCTCGTCGTTTCTCACGAAGTCTCGGATATCTTTTATACCGTGCTTCAACATGGCTATGCGTTCGACTCCCATTCCGAAGGCGAAACCAGTGTACTTCTCTGGATCGTAACCAACGTTTCTGAACACGTTCGGATGCACCATACCGGCGCCAAGAATTTCGAGCCAGCCGGTGTACTTGCAAGAAGGACAACCCTTCCCCCCGCATATGCCACAGGAGACGTCGACCTCGAAGCTGGGTTCTGTGAATGGAAAGTAGCTCGGTCTGAGCCTTATCTTTCTTTCAGGACCGAAGATTCGTTTTGCGAAGATTTCGAGCGTGTATTTGAGATGCGCCACGCTGACGTGCTCGTCCACGTACAGTCCTTCCACCTGCGTGAACATTGGTAGATGCGTTGCGTCGTAGTCTCTCCTGTACACTCTTCCGGGGGAAATGATCGCGATGGGTGGTTGTTCTGAAAGCATGGTTCTTATCTGAACGGGTGAAGTGTGCGTCCTCAAGAGTTTGTCCTGCAGATAGAAAGAATCGTGCATGTCTCTTGCGGGATGCCATTCTGGTGTGTTGAGAGCATCAAAGTTGTGCCAACTGTCCTCTATTTCTGGCCCCTCCACGACCTTGAAACCCATGGAAACGAATATGGTCTCTATCTCTTCAAGAACCTTCGATATCGGGTGGGGATGTCCCACCTTTCTGATCGCGCCAGGTAATGTGACGTCGATCCAGAGTTTTTGAAGGCTCTTTTCCTGTTCCCTCGCTTCGAGGACTTTCTTTCGTTCTTCGAGTGCCTGCTCTATGGTTTGTTTCAACTCGTTGAGCACCTGACCCACCTTCGGTCGTTCCTCGGGTGGAAGCTTCCCAATCGATCTCATCTGTTCCGTCAAGATGCCTTTCTTTCCAAGATAGTTGACCCTGATCCTTTCGAGTTGAGCGATATCCTGCGCGTCGTTGATCTGTTTCAAGACATTTTCCTTCATCTCTTCGAACATAGTACCACCTCTTTCGAGATTTCTTCAGCGTAGCTTTCGAGCGCGTCTTGCCAAGGAACAAACTCTCCCTGTGCGAGGAAACCGAACGATTTGCCCTTCGATTTGGGAACGTTGAGCTTCGAGACCCAGCTCGACTCCCTCTCGGTGTGAACGATCGAGCTGGCGTTCAAGAAGCTGTACAGCTTTTCAACCAGCCTGGTTCTGACGAGTTCGCCAAATCTCGGATGGTAAGGTCCAGCCACGACGTTCTTCAAAAGCTCTGTTGGCACGTAGAGACCGAGCCTGATGACACGCACGCCATGGCTCTCCAACACCGCGGTCATGTCACTGCAGATATCTATCGCCGTGTGCAGAGCTATCGGAACATACTCACCGCGCCGGTAAATGGACTCGAGGATCGAGCCTTTCAACACGAGCGTCGGATGGATACGACAGCTCTTGGCTTTCACCTTCGTGGTTTGCCAAGCACTCAGAATGTCCTTCATTGCCTCGTCGCCCAACAGACCGACCATGAGGTGGATGCCGAAATCTATCTCAAACTCTTTGAGAATCTCGCACGCCTTCAAAACATCGCTTTGAGTGTAACCACGACCGTTCAGCCGCAACACTTCGTCGTCAAAGGACTGCACACCCAGCTCGACGAACTTGACGCCGTGTTCTTTCAAGAAACGCACCCTTGGTTCGTCGATCTCGTCCGGCCTGGTGGAGAGTCTTATCCCACTACAGATGCCAGTCTGCACGTACCGGCTCGCCCAGCAAAGATAACTGAGCTGTTCAGATTCGTCCAACGCCGTGAATGTGCCTCCGTAGAAGGCGATTTCGAAGCTGTGGGTCGTCTTCAAATAATTTTGTACGAGCTCATCGAGCTCATCGAAGCTCAAAGGTCTTTCGAAGCCCGTCACGGCCCACTGAGAACAGAAGGTGCATCTGTTTTTACAACCTCTCTGCGGGAGAAAAACGGGTAGTATCTTCAATCTTCCATCTCCTTCAGTCTTTCCAGTGCCAATCTCGCGGCGTTCTTCTCGGCGTCCTTTATCGAAGAACCCTCGCCCGTTGCGAGTGAACGACCTTTCAGTCTGACCTCGACGAAGAACTTCTTCATGTGCGCGGGTCCTTCTTCACGAACGAGAACGTATTCCGGCAAGGTCTTGTACTTCTCTTGGGCAAGCTCTTGCAACGCCGTTTTGTGATCGAAAACGATGTTTCCTGCCGCAATCTGTTCGATGTAGCGAACCATATGGGGAACGAGGATCTCCTTTACAGGCTTCATTCCCCCGTCCAAATAGAGCGCGGCCGCCAAAGCCTCCAACGCGCCCGAGAGTATCGATTCTCTCTCCCGACCGTTGTTCAGCTCTTCACCGTGACCGAGAAAGATGTGACGGTTCAAACCGATGTCTTTAGCTATGAGCGCCAACGCATCTTCACTCGCCGCTGCAGCCTTGATCTTGGACATGACACCTTCTGGAGATTGAGGATAGTTTTTGTAGAGGTGTTCCGCGATCAAGAAATCTACGACTGCGTCGCCCAAGAATTCCAGTCTCTCGTTGGATTCGACGTCCTTTCTTCCGCGCTGTCTCTCTTCGTGCGCATAAGAAGAGTGACACAACGCGGTGAACAGCAGCTTTGGATCACAGAAGTTGTATCCGAGTTGTTTCATGAAATCGATGAGATTTTTGATCTCTTCTTCCCTCATGACAGAAGCGCTGCCAC
This window contains:
- a CDS encoding elongator complex protein 3, whose translation is MKILPVFLPQRGCKNRCTFCSQWAVTGFERPLSFDELDELVQNYLKTTHSFEIAFYGGTFTALDESEQLSYLCWASRYVQTGICSGIRLSTRPDEIDEPRVRFLKEHGVKFVELGVQSFDDEVLRLNGRGYTQSDVLKACEILKEFEIDFGIHLMVGLLGDEAMKDILSAWQTTKVKAKSCRIHPTLVLKGSILESIYRRGEYVPIALHTAIDICSDMTAVLESHGVRVIRLGLYVPTELLKNVVAGPYHPRFGELVRTRLVEKLYSFLNASSIVHTERESSWVSKLNVPKSKGKSFGFLAQGEFVPWQDALESYAEEISKEVVLCSKR
- the rnc gene encoding ribonuclease III, coding for MREEEIKNLIDFMKQLGYNFCDPKLLFTALCHSSYAHEERQRGRKDVESNERLEFLGDAVVDFLIAEHLYKNYPQSPEGVMSKIKAAAASEDALALIAKDIGLNRHIFLGHGEELNNGRERESILSGALEALAAALYLDGGMKPVKEILVPHMVRYIEQIAAGNIVFDHKTALQELAQEKYKTLPEYVLVREEGPAHMKKFFVEVRLKGRSLATGEGSSIKDAEKNAARLALERLKEMED